One stretch of Monomorium pharaonis isolate MP-MQ-018 chromosome 10, ASM1337386v2, whole genome shotgun sequence DNA includes these proteins:
- the LOC105834184 gene encoding alpha-methylacyl-CoA racemase isoform X1 has protein sequence MALKGIKVLELAGLAPGPFCGMILADFGASVIRVDKIKGQMLEDCLGNGKRSIALNLKSEKGINIFKKLSDESDVVIDTCRRGVMEKLKISPKELMVTNKRLIYARLTGYGQNGSYADMAGHDINYLGLSGLLSLLGRYNEKPTPPVNLAAGFGGGGLMCALGIILALYERTKSNVGQVVDASMVEGSAYLGSWLFRSQKMGIWENPRGRNMLDTGTHFYETYETKDKCYMCVGAIEPQFYKIFLEKLGLSSTDVPQFDNFEENRRKITEIFKTKTQAEWCTIFDNTDACVTPMLSLKDATSHLHNKQRQTFTITGDDIIPNPAPRLSRTPGISHGTDKNLQAGENTVQILTELRFQSNEINDLLSNEIVYQVQL, from the exons ATGGCTCTAAAAGGAATCAAAGTTTTAGAACTAGCTGGGCTAGCTCCTGGGCCTTTCTGTGGAATGATTTTGGCAGATTTTGGGGCATCTGTTATCAGAGTAGATaag ATTAAAGGACAGATGTTAGAAGATTGTTTGGGCAATGGAAAGAGGTCAAtagcattaaatttaaaatctgaaaagggtattaatattttcaaaaaattaagtgaCGAAAGTGATGTTGTTATTGATACATGTAGGAGAG gagtcatggaaaaattaaaaattagccCAAAAGAACTTATGGTTACAAATAAAAGACTGATATATGCTAGATTGACAGGATATGGTCAAAATGGCTCTTACGCAGATATGGCTGGTCATGACATCAATTATTTAGGTTTATCAG gTTTATTGTCTTTACTTGGCCGATATAATGAGAAACCTACACCACCCGTCAATCTTGCTGCAGGTTTTGGTGGTGGTGGTTTAATGTGCGCTCTTGGAATAATTTTAGCGTTGTATGAACGAACTAAAAGTAATGTAGGACAGGTAGTAGATGCATCAATGGTAGAAGGATCAGCATACTTAGGATCCTGGTTATTCAGATCCCAGAAAATGGGTATATGGGAAAATCCACGTGGCAGAAATAT GTTGGATACAGGaacacatttttatgaaacataTGAAACGAAGGATAAGTGTTACATGTGTGTTGGAGCGATAGAACCACAGTTCTACAAAATTTTCCTAGAGAAACTTGGTCTTTCAAGCACCGATGTACCGCAATTCgacaattttgaagaaaatcgcCGCAAAATcacggaaatcttcaaaacgAAGACTCAAGCGGAATGGTGCACTATATTTGATAATACTGATGCATGCGTGACACCGATGTTAAGTTTGAAAGATGCCACGTCGCATCTTCACAACAAGCAGAGGCAGACATTTACAATTACAGGAGACGACATAATTCCAAATCCTGCTCCTCGTTTATCTCGTACACCTGGCATTTCTCATGGAACTGATAAAAATCTACAAGCGGGTGAAAACACCGTACAAATCTTAACTGAATTGAGATTTCAGTCTAATGAAATTAACGATCTATTGTCAAACGAAATTGTTTATCAAGTGCAACTCTAA
- the LOC105834184 gene encoding alpha-methylacyl-CoA racemase isoform X2, producing the protein MALKGIKVLELAGLAPGPFCGMILADFGASVIRVDKIKGQMLEDCLGNGKRSIALNLKSEKGINIFKKLSDESDVVIDTCRRGVMEKLKISPKELMVTNKRLIYARLTGYGQNGSYADMAGHDINYLGLSGFGGGGLMCALGIILALYERTKSNVGQVVDASMVEGSAYLGSWLFRSQKMGIWENPRGRNMLDTGTHFYETYETKDKCYMCVGAIEPQFYKIFLEKLGLSSTDVPQFDNFEENRRKITEIFKTKTQAEWCTIFDNTDACVTPMLSLKDATSHLHNKQRQTFTITGDDIIPNPAPRLSRTPGISHGTDKNLQAGENTVQILTELRFQSNEINDLLSNEIVYQVQL; encoded by the exons ATGGCTCTAAAAGGAATCAAAGTTTTAGAACTAGCTGGGCTAGCTCCTGGGCCTTTCTGTGGAATGATTTTGGCAGATTTTGGGGCATCTGTTATCAGAGTAGATaag ATTAAAGGACAGATGTTAGAAGATTGTTTGGGCAATGGAAAGAGGTCAAtagcattaaatttaaaatctgaaaagggtattaatattttcaaaaaattaagtgaCGAAAGTGATGTTGTTATTGATACATGTAGGAGAG gagtcatggaaaaattaaaaattagccCAAAAGAACTTATGGTTACAAATAAAAGACTGATATATGCTAGATTGACAGGATATGGTCAAAATGGCTCTTACGCAGATATGGCTGGTCATGACATCAATTATTTAGGTTTATCAG GTTTTGGTGGTGGTGGTTTAATGTGCGCTCTTGGAATAATTTTAGCGTTGTATGAACGAACTAAAAGTAATGTAGGACAGGTAGTAGATGCATCAATGGTAGAAGGATCAGCATACTTAGGATCCTGGTTATTCAGATCCCAGAAAATGGGTATATGGGAAAATCCACGTGGCAGAAATAT GTTGGATACAGGaacacatttttatgaaacataTGAAACGAAGGATAAGTGTTACATGTGTGTTGGAGCGATAGAACCACAGTTCTACAAAATTTTCCTAGAGAAACTTGGTCTTTCAAGCACCGATGTACCGCAATTCgacaattttgaagaaaatcgcCGCAAAATcacggaaatcttcaaaacgAAGACTCAAGCGGAATGGTGCACTATATTTGATAATACTGATGCATGCGTGACACCGATGTTAAGTTTGAAAGATGCCACGTCGCATCTTCACAACAAGCAGAGGCAGACATTTACAATTACAGGAGACGACATAATTCCAAATCCTGCTCCTCGTTTATCTCGTACACCTGGCATTTCTCATGGAACTGATAAAAATCTACAAGCGGGTGAAAACACCGTACAAATCTTAACTGAATTGAGATTTCAGTCTAATGAAATTAACGATCTATTGTCAAACGAAATTGTTTATCAAGTGCAACTCTAA
- the LOC118647641 gene encoding myb/SANT-like DNA-binding domain-containing protein 3 isoform X1: MSEIKKRERLPNFSNTEKLKVIELIEKYKNIIENKKTDNINLKEKEKCWLNISKEYNSSNNSVYRDVASLKSCWDNLKKKTRKHYAEIRNEVFKTGGGKMNINDDPIAERIKSIIQPSIEGLTNNFDSDNITGIAETNTSQCNEESEGESCYQYEILEDSSNWTDWTPTKLCSEKSKELQVSDNLETEETEELIFEDVESVFDKEFSKENNPVTNKLPQSNLKYKKSKKTKAAAKKTNELDILVQSKVEPIEIMKEEIKKSQL; encoded by the exons atgtccgaaataaaaaaaagagaaagactTCCAAACTTTTCAAATACTGAAAAGCTCAAAGTAAtagaattaatagaaaaatataagaacataatagaaaataaaaaaacggataacattaatttgaaagaaaaagaaaaatgttggCTAAATATATCAAAAGAGTATAATAGTAGTAATAACTCAGTATATAGAGATGTAGCTTCCTTAAAAAGCTGTtgggataatttaaaaaagaaaacacgaAAACATTATGCTGAAATTAGAAATGAAGTTTTCAAGACAG gtgGTGGAAAGATGAACATAAATGATGATCCCATTGCTGAAAGGATTAAAAGTATCATTCAGCCATCAATAGAGGGTTTAACAAATAACTTTGATAGCGATAACATTACAG gCATCGCAGAAACAAATACATCACAATGCAATGAAGAATCAGAAGGTGAAAGCTGTTATCAATATGAG ATACTCGAAGATTCAAGCAATTGGACTGATTGGACACCAACGAAGTTATGCTCTGAGAAGAGTAAAGAGTTGCAGGTTTCGGACAATCTTGAAACTGAAGAAActgaagaattaatatttgaggATGTTGAAAGTGTTTTCGATAAGgaattttcaaaagaaaacaatcCAGTAACAAATAAGTTACCACaatcaaatttaaagtataaaaaatcgaaaaagacCAAAGCAGCTGCAAAAAAAACTAATGAATTGGATATTTTGGTACAATCCAAAGTAGAACcaatagaaataatgaaagaagaaattaaaaaaagtcagctttag
- the LOC118647641 gene encoding uncharacterized protein LOC118647641 isoform X2, with protein sequence MLKLEMKFSRQMNINDDPIAERIKSIIQPSIEGLTNNFDSDNITGIAETNTSQCNEESEGESCYQYEILEDSSNWTDWTPTKLCSEKSKELQVSDNLETEETEELIFEDVESVFDKEFSKENNPVTNKLPQSNLKYKKSKKTKAAAKKTNELDILVQSKVEPIEIMKEEIKKSQL encoded by the exons ATGCTGAAATTAGAAATGAAGTTTTCAAGACAG ATGAACATAAATGATGATCCCATTGCTGAAAGGATTAAAAGTATCATTCAGCCATCAATAGAGGGTTTAACAAATAACTTTGATAGCGATAACATTACAG gCATCGCAGAAACAAATACATCACAATGCAATGAAGAATCAGAAGGTGAAAGCTGTTATCAATATGAG ATACTCGAAGATTCAAGCAATTGGACTGATTGGACACCAACGAAGTTATGCTCTGAGAAGAGTAAAGAGTTGCAGGTTTCGGACAATCTTGAAACTGAAGAAActgaagaattaatatttgaggATGTTGAAAGTGTTTTCGATAAGgaattttcaaaagaaaacaatcCAGTAACAAATAAGTTACCACaatcaaatttaaagtataaaaaatcgaaaaagacCAAAGCAGCTGCAAAAAAAACTAATGAATTGGATATTTTGGTACAATCCAAAGTAGAACcaatagaaataatgaaagaagaaattaaaaaaagtcagctttag
- the LOC118647641 gene encoding uncharacterized protein LOC118647641 isoform X3, with protein MNINDDPIAERIKSIIQPSIEGLTNNFDSDNITGIAETNTSQCNEESEGESCYQYEILEDSSNWTDWTPTKLCSEKSKELQVSDNLETEETEELIFEDVESVFDKEFSKENNPVTNKLPQSNLKYKKSKKTKAAAKKTNELDILVQSKVEPIEIMKEEIKKSQL; from the exons ATGAACATAAATGATGATCCCATTGCTGAAAGGATTAAAAGTATCATTCAGCCATCAATAGAGGGTTTAACAAATAACTTTGATAGCGATAACATTACAG gCATCGCAGAAACAAATACATCACAATGCAATGAAGAATCAGAAGGTGAAAGCTGTTATCAATATGAG ATACTCGAAGATTCAAGCAATTGGACTGATTGGACACCAACGAAGTTATGCTCTGAGAAGAGTAAAGAGTTGCAGGTTTCGGACAATCTTGAAACTGAAGAAActgaagaattaatatttgaggATGTTGAAAGTGTTTTCGATAAGgaattttcaaaagaaaacaatcCAGTAACAAATAAGTTACCACaatcaaatttaaagtataaaaaatcgaaaaagacCAAAGCAGCTGCAAAAAAAACTAATGAATTGGATATTTTGGTACAATCCAAAGTAGAACcaatagaaataatgaaagaagaaattaaaaaaagtcagctttag
- the LOC118647638 gene encoding putative nuclease HARBI1 yields the protein MNQLLLTLRFYATGCHLLTAADFGGISKSSCHRIVHRVTKAIARLRPRYIKFPILPEEIKKTQVEFFNIARFPRVIGCIDCTHVKVQSFGGNDAEYYRNRKGYFSINVQAICNANLEIIDIVGRWQGSVHDATIFNNCRIRALFEAGTFGNSFLLGDGGYALRPYFMTPLQNPRTRMEQLYNESHIRTRNTIERVFGIWKRRFPILAVGFRFQKVDKVLPVIVATAVLHNIARQTGDALPPNDPALQLPVPWENILQEGNIVYRNDVPGNNEIQRLLINDYFRR from the exons ATGAATCAACTTCTTTTGACGTTAAGGTTTTATGCAACGGGATGTCATTTATTAACGGCAGCGGATTTTGGTGGAATAAGTAAATCAAGCTGTCACAGAATTGTTCATCGAGTGACTAAAGCTATTGCTCGTCTTCGACcacgttatataaaatttcctaTATTGCctgaggaaataaaaaaaacacaagttgaatttttcaatattgcaAGGTTTCCTAGAGTAATAGGCTGCATTGATTGTACTCATGTAAAAGTACAGTCATTTg GTGGAAATGATGCAGAGTATTATAGAAACAGAAAAGgatatttttccattaatgTACAAGCAATTTGTAATGCAAATTTAGAGATAATTGATATTGTGGGTCGATGGCAAGGATCAGTGCATGATGccacaatatttaataattgcagaATACGTGCTTTATTCGAAGCTGGAACATTTGGGAATTCTTTCCTATTAGGAGATGGTGGTTATGCTCTTCGTCCTTATTTTATGACTCCTTTACAAAATCCGCGCACTCGTATGGAGCAACTATATAATGAATCGCATATACGAACACGGAATACAATCGAGCGTGTATTCGGTATATGGAAAAGAAGATTTCCAATTTTAGCAGTTGGATTTCGATTTCAAAAGGTAGACAAAGTTTTACCCGTTATTGTTGCAACTGCTGTGTTGCATAATATTGCTCGGCAAACTGGTGATGCATTACCACCAAACGATCCTGCACTGCAATTGCCCGTCCCATgggaaaatatattacaagaaGGCAATATAGTTTATAGAAATGATGTACCTGGTAATAATGAGATACAACGTCTATTAATCAACGATTATTTCCGAAGGTAA